In the genome of Treponema pedis, one region contains:
- a CDS encoding flagellar protein FlaG: MSIEVTGIGHQTALQNRQKEQSVNIALKEAVSAIKKAEEKTDVQITDPKTVSKAVEEIQKLCNMCGRKLQFRVNTDTNRIVVKVIDTSTDKVIREIPSEEIQRLQARIRETVGLLFDETI; encoded by the coding sequence ATGAGTATAGAAGTAACCGGTATAGGGCATCAAACAGCATTGCAAAACCGCCAAAAAGAGCAATCGGTAAATATAGCTCTTAAAGAAGCGGTAAGTGCGATAAAAAAAGCTGAAGAAAAAACGGATGTCCAGATAACCGACCCCAAAACAGTCTCAAAAGCGGTGGAGGAAATACAAAAACTCTGCAATATGTGCGGACGTAAATTACAGTTCAGAGTAAACACCGATACGAATCGGATTGTAGTAAAGGTAATCGATACAAGTACCGACAAGGTAATAAGAGAGATACCGTCTGAAGAAATTCAAAGATTGCAGGCTCGAATCAGAGAAACCGTAGGGCTGTTATTTGACGAAACAATCTAA
- the fliD gene encoding flagellar filament capping protein FliD, translated as MSDISIPGVNGNYEKLVEALMKKERIPRDREAESLERLKLQDESWRQVNKFSLEVRDIARTLYSFNNPFAEKIVESTNERSVTATASRSAKEQTAKLTVIQTADADKFLSNEIDKNFEIKKGKYTFKIGEKSFSVNWKGGKYNGFIELLNNRGKDFFHITEIKITPDKKALLFASELTGEKNKLEFQDDALELALNLGLIKKNDSSAIKANINKAETEPESSQKISFSETVRAKDQYSMELKISVKSSSKNGGADAAQKEGGAEGNPVYEQIGSISYKGIIIQNETSKDGMDMQTDSSTSLPPPSEKTDMNVLALESSRGVLIPLPPLADTEEVQTLTVPLAEYGDVKGLSVSNNNSGKSIIIEEIRIYNPRAAGEYIPVNAVSSAQDAIINFEGIQIKRDKNDIDDLIPGVTLHAHEPSEKQEKITVKPDIKTAKDSIIEFVAKYNRLLAQINILTQNQPEVIEELTYLSEAEVEDSRKKLGLMYGDSTLSTLKANLRQTVSMPHKSSDETVLFMFSQMGISTKSEQSGGVDRARLRGYLEIDEKKLDEALNNNMEAVKLFFGFDSDGDILVDSGLAHSVYEQINPYTQRGGILGIKTDSLKVKMDSSKKRIETYDKKLEEKEASLRRKYGIMEGTLKNLNKQSQTIDNFNKQNQNK; from the coding sequence ATGTCCGATATAAGCATACCCGGAGTAAACGGTAATTATGAAAAGCTTGTAGAAGCTTTAATGAAAAAAGAACGCATTCCCAGAGACCGTGAAGCGGAATCTCTTGAGCGTTTAAAACTGCAAGACGAGTCTTGGAGGCAGGTTAATAAATTTTCTCTTGAAGTGCGCGATATTGCCCGCACTCTTTATTCCTTTAATAATCCATTCGCAGAAAAAATAGTTGAATCTACAAATGAACGTTCCGTAACGGCGACGGCTTCCCGCTCCGCAAAAGAGCAAACGGCAAAATTAACGGTTATTCAAACCGCAGATGCGGATAAATTTTTATCTAACGAAATCGATAAAAACTTTGAAATAAAAAAAGGTAAATATACATTTAAAATCGGAGAAAAAAGCTTTTCGGTAAACTGGAAAGGCGGAAAATATAATGGTTTTATCGAGCTTTTAAATAACCGCGGAAAAGATTTTTTTCATATAACTGAAATAAAAATTACGCCCGATAAAAAAGCTCTTTTATTTGCTTCGGAACTTACGGGCGAAAAAAACAAACTGGAATTCCAAGATGATGCCCTGGAACTTGCCTTAAACTTGGGGCTTATTAAAAAAAACGATTCTTCGGCAATAAAAGCAAACATAAATAAGGCGGAAACCGAACCGGAATCTTCTCAAAAAATTTCTTTTTCCGAAACCGTACGCGCAAAAGACCAATACTCTATGGAGCTTAAAATTTCGGTAAAATCTTCTTCAAAAAACGGAGGCGCCGATGCGGCTCAAAAAGAAGGAGGAGCGGAAGGTAATCCCGTTTACGAACAGATAGGCTCCATATCTTACAAAGGCATTATAATACAAAACGAAACTTCAAAAGACGGAATGGATATGCAAACCGACTCTTCGACTTCTTTACCTCCCCCTTCGGAAAAAACCGATATGAATGTTTTAGCATTGGAATCTTCACGAGGGGTTCTTATTCCGCTGCCTCCCTTGGCGGACACTGAAGAAGTGCAAACACTAACCGTTCCGCTTGCCGAATACGGAGATGTAAAAGGTCTTTCTGTAAGCAATAACAATAGCGGAAAAAGCATAATAATAGAAGAAATAAGAATTTATAATCCCAGAGCCGCAGGTGAATATATACCGGTAAATGCGGTTTCATCGGCTCAAGACGCTATTATAAATTTTGAAGGTATTCAAATTAAACGGGATAAAAACGATATTGACGATTTAATTCCGGGTGTAACCCTACATGCTCATGAACCTTCCGAAAAACAGGAAAAAATTACCGTAAAACCGGATATAAAAACGGCAAAAGATTCAATTATAGAATTTGTTGCAAAATACAATAGACTTTTAGCCCAAATAAATATTTTAACGCAAAATCAACCGGAAGTTATAGAGGAGCTTACTTATCTTTCCGAAGCGGAAGTCGAAGACTCCCGAAAAAAACTTGGACTCATGTACGGAGACTCTACTCTTTCAACTTTAAAAGCCAACCTGAGACAAACCGTAAGTATGCCTCATAAAAGTTCCGATGAAACCGTTCTTTTTATGTTTTCTCAAATGGGAATTTCCACAAAGTCCGAGCAATCAGGCGGTGTTGACAGAGCAAGGCTGCGCGGTTATTTGGAAATCGATGAAAAAAAACTGGATGAAGCTTTAAATAACAATATGGAGGCCGTTAAGCTCTTTTTCGGTTTCGATTCGGACGGAGATATCCTTGTCGATTCGGGGCTTGCTCATTCGGTTTATGAGCAAATAAATCCTTATACGCAGAGGGGAGGAATTTTAGGCATAAAAACCGACAGTTTAAAAGTAAAAATGGATTCTTCCAAAAAAAGAATAGAAACTTACGACAAAAAACTGGAAGAAAAAGAAGCGTCATTACGCAGAAAATACGGAATTATGGAAGGAACCTTAAAAAATTTAAATAAACAATCGCAAACTATCGATAATTTTAATAAACAAAACCAAAATAAATAA
- the tsaE gene encoding tRNA (adenosine(37)-N6)-threonylcarbamoyltransferase complex ATPase subunit type 1 TsaE, translated as MEFILKSEEETVKLGKRLGKALKKGDVIALDGTLAAGKTYFTKGIAQGLDIKDEITSPTFTIVSEYSGRLHLYHIDVYRLDGADDFLDLGAEEMLYGEGICVIEWSEKVKSVLPKNTIYVKIFINEDSSRKIIIEGDIVF; from the coding sequence ATAGAGTTCATTTTAAAATCCGAAGAGGAAACGGTCAAGCTCGGTAAAAGACTTGGGAAAGCCCTTAAAAAAGGCGATGTTATTGCTCTTGACGGAACTTTAGCCGCAGGAAAAACCTATTTTACAAAAGGTATAGCGCAAGGCTTGGATATAAAAGATGAAATAACAAGCCCCACTTTTACAATAGTTTCGGAATATTCGGGCCGTCTTCATTTATACCATATAGATGTTTACAGATTGGACGGAGCAGATGATTTTTTAGACCTCGGAGCGGAAGAAATGCTTTACGGAGAAGGTATTTGCGTAATTGAATGGAGCGAAAAAGTAAAAAGCGTTTTACCGAAAAACACGATTTATGTGAAAATCTTTATAAATGAAGATTCGTCACGCAAAATAATTATTGAAGGAGATATTGTTTTTTAA
- the tsaB gene encoding tRNA (adenosine(37)-N6)-threonylcarbamoyltransferase complex dimerization subunit type 1 TsaB, which translates to MNTVFIDTSSSSAAVTASGNAGSFTCIFTPANKRHSAALISLIESAVSAAGFSVEETEAVICPQGPGSFTGLRLAYSAAKAICLKTHAEFYCIPVLDALNFRYRKTCEQVLSIIDAKRDRFYVKFFKNSARLKEDGTQEIFEPADISAKEAVKFLNLNERAVICGSGTEQFKEDIKGVNINMENLFFIEEKLENLSQIMLDCFTLNKNIFKVSDYDGPLYIRKSDAEE; encoded by the coding sequence ATGAATACGGTTTTTATCGATACAAGTTCATCAAGCGCAGCGGTTACGGCCTCGGGTAATGCGGGAAGCTTTACGTGTATTTTTACACCTGCAAATAAAAGACACTCCGCCGCCCTTATTTCTTTAATCGAATCGGCGGTAAGCGCCGCAGGCTTTTCCGTTGAAGAAACGGAGGCGGTTATATGCCCGCAGGGACCGGGAAGTTTTACAGGCCTGCGATTGGCATATTCGGCTGCAAAAGCGATTTGTCTAAAAACACATGCCGAATTTTACTGTATACCCGTTCTTGATGCCTTAAATTTCCGTTACCGAAAAACTTGCGAACAGGTTCTTTCAATAATAGATGCAAAAAGAGACAGGTTTTACGTAAAATTTTTTAAAAACTCCGCAAGACTTAAGGAAGACGGCACACAGGAAATTTTTGAGCCCGCCGACATATCCGCAAAAGAAGCGGTAAAATTTTTAAACCTGAACGAACGCGCCGTAATTTGCGGGTCGGGAACCGAACAATTTAAAGAAGATATTAAAGGCGTTAATATTAATATGGAAAACTTATTTTTCATAGAAGAAAAACTTGAAAATTTATCGCAAATTATGCTTGACTGCTTTACATTAAATAAAAATATCTTTAAAGTTAGTGATTATGACGGGCCTTTGTATATAAGAAAAAGCGATGCGGAGGAATAG
- a CDS encoding HD-GYP domain-containing protein, translating into MKSHKSKRKKRKKSEKHDAPNAEKLDNLNGVNEIGEIEELDTVEPVTELTQADFIQTSEKNPIDKTDIQTSLSDENLTPVFKNAMDLLASPIINCILLDKNFIIKHINPIVHDMFYNYYTLKHESFFNVFGKTLEKDDLDTLLKKLKDPDSGFSWTGVLIHKTKYYKTMYTKTHIFPLFETGLLSGYWVIFENITDVYFEHYKNMLNSLLNASKLKDNDTGFHNERLNHYSKILAEAMFKTNLFQQIDADFIDNISSLAQIHDIGKIGTPDYILQKNGSLTPVEWKIMKEHTINGTLILAAYPIPMAKEIALSHHERWNGTGYPYGLAGDMIPLSARIVAVADVYDALRMKRSYKESMPHTETVANILNGSGSHFDPNIIEIFKTVADDFNEIWETNKDGSQT; encoded by the coding sequence ATGAAATCACATAAATCCAAAAGAAAAAAACGAAAAAAATCCGAAAAACACGATGCCCCGAATGCGGAAAAACTTGACAATCTTAACGGAGTTAATGAAATAGGCGAAATTGAAGAACTTGATACGGTTGAACCTGTAACGGAACTTACTCAAGCGGATTTTATACAAACTTCCGAAAAAAATCCTATTGATAAGACCGATATTCAAACTTCTTTATCGGACGAAAATTTAACTCCCGTTTTTAAAAATGCGATGGACTTACTTGCCAGTCCGATAATTAATTGTATACTCTTAGATAAAAATTTTATTATAAAACACATAAACCCGATAGTGCATGATATGTTTTATAATTACTATACGTTAAAACACGAATCTTTTTTTAATGTATTCGGTAAAACATTGGAAAAAGACGATTTGGATACATTGCTGAAAAAACTGAAAGACCCCGACAGCGGATTTTCGTGGACTGGAGTTTTAATTCACAAAACCAAATATTATAAAACTATGTATACAAAAACCCATATATTTCCTCTATTTGAAACGGGTTTATTAAGCGGTTATTGGGTAATATTTGAAAATATAACGGATGTTTATTTTGAACATTATAAAAATATGCTTAACAGTCTTTTAAACGCTTCAAAACTGAAAGACAATGACACGGGGTTTCACAACGAAAGACTTAATCATTATTCTAAAATATTAGCCGAGGCTATGTTTAAAACAAATCTTTTCCAGCAGATAGATGCCGATTTTATTGATAATATTTCGTCTTTAGCACAAATTCATGACATAGGTAAAATAGGAACTCCGGATTATATTTTACAAAAAAACGGCTCTCTTACGCCCGTAGAATGGAAAATTATGAAAGAGCATACGATAAACGGTACCCTTATTTTAGCCGCCTACCCTATTCCCATGGCAAAAGAAATAGCATTAAGCCACCATGAACGATGGAACGGAACAGGCTATCCTTACGGACTTGCAGGCGATATGATTCCGCTTTCGGCACGGATTGTCGCCGTAGCGGATGTTTACGATGCGCTAAGAATGAAGCGGTCATATAAAGAAAGTATGCCGCATACCGAAACCGTTGCCAATATTTTAAACGGTTCCGGCTCGCATTTTGACCCCAATATAATCGAAATATTCAAAACCGTTGCGGACGATTTTAACGAAATTTGGGAAACAAATAAAGACGGAAGTCAAACATAA